The following is a genomic window from Etheostoma spectabile isolate EspeVRDwgs_2016 unplaced genomic scaffold, UIUC_Espe_1.0 scaffold00008844, whole genome shotgun sequence.
tactgtagatagatagatagatagatagatagatagatagatagatagatagagagatagatagatagatagatagatagatagatagagagatagatagatagatagacagatagatactgtagatagatagatagatagatagatagacagatagatatggagatagatagatagacagatactttatttattttaggggCCCTGTAAATAACGAGGGTGAGAGATGAGGTCATACCTCCAGGACTGCTATTCCCAGGGCCACGGCCACGATGGCCACCATGTTGTCGTTAATCAGCTGCTTGATCTTTGGGAAGCAGCCAGTGATCGCCTGAGGAACACAAAGAGGGGAAGTCAAAGACGTAGAATACCACGTTATTGATCCGAAGAAGGCTGTGGATCATGCACGTGACTGTTGTTGTAGTTTCCTGCTGAAGCCCGTACCGTGTTGTTTCCAGCCACTGTGTCGGTACATGTGCCGTTCATGCCTGGGCAGCACTGCGGAGGATATCTGTTGCCGTTGGTCACGTAATACGGAGAGCCCACGAAGTCTGAGGAGTTGTAGAATCCGCAACATTTTAACTGATGTGGACACAAAGGGAGTAACGTTACGTGAAGCGTGAATCAGTGAAACGGTTTGACAAGACTCACGTTTGGCTCGGCAGGGTGACGCTACATACCGAGCTCATTGTGGAGTTCCACAGTCCGGTGATGTCCGGATTTTGCCCGTAGTCCTTCCTGATGTTCTGAACGGCCGCCGTGCCAACCTTGGTGAGTAGGTCGTCGGCCTaaaatgcgcacacacacacacacacacacacacacacacacacacacacacacagcagctgtaGGATCCGAGGAGGCATCTGTGGTGGTGATAATCTGGCGACTGTGTGAAAAGGTTCCTGAGCTATCTTACCAAGGGTCTGAAAACCAAAATCACGATCGCTCCCGCCACCTCCGCGATGAAGACCACCAGGACTATGATGAAGAACTAGGAAAATTGAAAAAATGGGAAACCTTTGATTTAGTTTCCATTTATTTCACTGTGTGAATTCCTCATCATCAGCATTGTGTGGATGCGGCATTTTACACGTATAAAAAATGAAGTGAGACTTccaaaaatgtcatgaaaatatcacaatatgtgACACAAGTGGAAACTTCCATGATCCTCAATCCTGAGGAAGCTGTATAAACTGCTAAGCTGTATCTTCCTGCTAAGCTGTATCTTCATGCTAATCTCTatcttcatgctaagctgttCCTTTATGCTAATCTGTAGCTTCATGCTAAGCTGTAGCTTCATGCTAAACTGTAGCTTCATGCTAAGCTGTAGCTTCCTGCTAAGCGGTATCTTAATGCTAAGCTGTTTCTTCATGCTAAGCGGTATCTTAATGCTAAGCTGTTTCTCCATGCTAAGCGGTATCTTAATGCTAAGCTGTAGCTTCATGCTAAACTGTatcttcatgctaagctgttCCTTTATGCTAATCTGTAGCTTCATGCTAAGCTGTAGCTTCCTGCTAAGCTGTATCTTCATGCTAATCTCTATCTTCATGCTAAGCGGTTCCTTTATGCTAATCTGTAGCTTCATGCTAAGCTGTATCTTCATGCTAATCTCTATCTTCATGCTAATCTGTAGCTTCATGCTAAGCTGTttcttcat
Proteins encoded in this region:
- the tspan34b gene encoding tetraspanin-1 (The sequence of the model RefSeq protein was modified relative to this genomic sequence to represent the inferred CDS: added 27 bases not found in genome assembly); its protein translation is MAPTARHQEVEQWENSMGCFGFLKVMMFVFNGVIFLAGAAILGVGIWVKVDSGSVLNFLGKIDNAPSAQLSQVLNVGYLLIAIGALLVVIGFLGCCGAVRESTCMLMLFFIIVLVVFIAEVAGAIVILVFRPLADDLLTKVGTAAVQNIRKDYGQNPDITGLWNSTMSSLKCCGFYNSSDFVGSPYYVTNGNRYPPQCCPGMNGTCTDTVAGNNTAITGCFPKIKQLINDNMVAIVAVALGIAVLELCAMAVSMILFCRIKSRGD